A single window of Pseudomonas benzenivorans DNA harbors:
- the tatB gene encoding Sec-independent protein translocase protein TatB: MFDVGFTELLLVGLVALLVLGPERLPGAVRTAGLWIGRIKRSFSAIKAEVEREIGADEIRRQLHNEQILELEREMKAMKQDLLSPGSAAKTEASAKAEQSAAAPEPSTSASKAPSQDKPAQP, translated from the coding sequence ATGTTCGACGTAGGCTTTACCGAACTGCTGCTGGTCGGCCTGGTTGCCCTGCTGGTGCTCGGCCCCGAGCGCCTGCCCGGCGCCGTGCGCACGGCAGGCCTGTGGATCGGCCGGATCAAGCGCAGCTTCAGTGCCATCAAGGCCGAGGTCGAGCGCGAGATCGGCGCCGACGAGATCCGCCGCCAGCTGCACAACGAGCAGATTCTCGAGCTGGAGCGGGAGATGAAGGCGATGAAGCAGGACCTGCTCTCGCCGGGCTCGGCGGCCAAGACTGAAGCGTCCGCCAAGGCCGAGCAATCTGCAGCGGCTCCGGAACCCAGCACCAGCGCCTCGAAAGCGCCCAGCCAGGATAAACCCGCACAACCATGA
- a CDS encoding phosphoribosyl-ATP diphosphatase, with protein sequence MTDTLSRLAEVLEARKGAAADSSYVASLYHKGLNKILEKVGEESVETILAAKDAAASGDCSDLIYETADLWFHSMVMLAALGQHPQAVLDELDRRFGLSGHAEKAARPQN encoded by the coding sequence ATGACTGACACCCTGAGTCGCCTGGCCGAGGTGCTGGAGGCGCGCAAGGGCGCCGCCGCCGACAGTTCCTATGTCGCCAGCCTGTACCACAAGGGCCTGAACAAGATTCTCGAGAAGGTCGGCGAGGAGTCGGTGGAAACCATTCTCGCCGCCAAGGACGCCGCCGCCAGCGGCGACTGCAGCGACCTTATCTATGAAACCGCCGACCTGTGGTTCCACAGTATGGTCATGCTCGCCGCCCTCGGCCAGCATCCGCAGGCGGTGCTGGACGAGCTGGACCGGCGCTTCGGCCTGTCCGGGCACGCGGAAAAAGCCGCGCGCCCGCAGAACTGA
- a CDS encoding 2-hydroxychromene-2-carboxylate isomerase — translation MSKTLEFFFDFGSPASYLAWTQLPRITGQTGAQVRWRPMLLGAVLKASGNPPPIAVPAKRRFMLQDLARFAERYGVPLVFNPCFPFDTMTLMRGAVAYLDSAAFAPYVAAIFDAMWVQKKALSDPAVVVEVLEAAGFDVAEFELLVADEKVKQQLKANTEEAVERGVFGAPSFFVGDTLYFGQDRLDFVAEALAQP, via the coding sequence ATGAGCAAAACGCTAGAGTTCTTCTTCGATTTCGGCAGCCCGGCCAGCTACCTGGCCTGGACCCAGCTGCCGCGGATCACCGGTCAAACAGGCGCCCAGGTTCGCTGGCGACCGATGTTGCTCGGCGCCGTGCTGAAGGCCAGCGGCAACCCGCCACCGATCGCCGTGCCGGCCAAGCGCCGTTTCATGCTGCAGGACCTCGCCCGCTTCGCCGAGCGCTATGGCGTGCCACTGGTGTTCAACCCCTGCTTTCCATTCGACACCATGACGCTGATGCGCGGCGCCGTCGCCTACCTCGACAGCGCCGCATTCGCGCCCTATGTGGCGGCCATCTTCGATGCCATGTGGGTGCAGAAGAAGGCATTGAGCGATCCAGCGGTGGTCGTCGAGGTGCTGGAAGCGGCCGGCTTCGATGTCGCGGAATTCGAGCTGCTGGTTGCCGACGAAAAGGTCAAGCAGCAGCTCAAGGCGAACACCGAAGAGGCCGTCGAGCGCGGCGTGTTCGGCGCCCCGAGCTTCTTCGTCGGCGACACCCTGTACTTCGGCCAGGATCGCCTCGACTTCGTCGCCGAGGCCCTCGCGCAGCCCTAG
- a CDS encoding ubiquinone biosynthesis accessory factor UbiJ yields MLLSGLLAGVEHGLNRVLAMDGTALPRLARLRGRVIELDCRQPSLQLFVLADEQGLRLAANWAGEADCRLSGPAASLLRLATSDDKSAVLHSPEVELEGDSAVLLELVGILQDLELDWEYELARWLGPVATQLLGSHLRSRAEWTAQSLDSLRLNLADYLSEESRSLVGRREADARFAELDSLKLALDRLDARIERIAQRHKPTP; encoded by the coding sequence ATGCTCCTGAGCGGGCTGCTGGCCGGGGTCGAACACGGCCTCAACCGGGTCCTGGCGATGGACGGCACGGCCCTGCCGCGCCTGGCCCGCCTGCGCGGCCGGGTGATCGAGCTGGACTGCCGACAGCCCAGCCTGCAGCTGTTCGTCCTGGCCGACGAGCAGGGCCTGCGCCTGGCGGCGAACTGGGCCGGCGAGGCCGACTGCCGCCTGAGCGGCCCGGCCGCCAGTCTGCTGCGCCTGGCCACTAGCGATGACAAGAGTGCCGTGCTGCACAGCCCCGAGGTCGAGCTGGAAGGCGACAGCGCCGTGCTGCTGGAGCTGGTCGGCATTCTCCAGGACCTCGAGCTGGACTGGGAGTACGAGCTGGCACGCTGGCTCGGCCCGGTCGCCACTCAGCTGCTCGGCAGTCACCTGCGCAGCCGCGCCGAGTGGACCGCCCAGAGCCTGGACAGCCTGCGCCTGAACCTGGCCGACTACCTCAGCGAGGAGTCGCGCAGCCTGGTCGGCCGCCGCGAGGCCGATGCCCGCTTCGCCGAACTGGACAGCCTCAAACTCGCCCTCGACCGTCTCGATGCGCGTATCGAACGCATCGCCCAACGCCATAAGCCCACTCCATGA
- the ubiE gene encoding bifunctional demethylmenaquinone methyltransferase/2-methoxy-6-polyprenyl-1,4-benzoquinol methylase UbiE has protein sequence MTDTRKRSDSEPTTHFGFQDVPESQKAQKVAEVFHSVAAKYDLMNDLLSGGMHRLWKRFTIELSGVRLGNRVLDIAGGTGDLTKQFARLVGPEGEVVLADINESMLKVGRDRLLDRGVAGNVKFVQADAEKLPFPDNHFDCVTIAFGLRNVTHKEDALRSMLRVLKPGGRLLVLEFSKPSSALLSKVYDTYSFSFMPLMGKLITNDSESYRYLAESIRMHPDQNTLKAMMIEAGFERVTYHNMTGGIVALHRGIKP, from the coding sequence ATGACCGACACGCGCAAGCGCAGCGACAGCGAACCCACCACGCACTTCGGCTTTCAGGACGTCCCGGAAAGCCAGAAGGCGCAGAAGGTCGCCGAAGTCTTCCACTCGGTGGCCGCCAAGTACGACCTGATGAACGACTTGCTCTCCGGCGGCATGCACCGCCTGTGGAAGCGCTTCACCATCGAGCTGTCCGGGGTACGCCTGGGCAATCGGGTACTGGACATCGCCGGCGGCACCGGCGACCTGACCAAGCAGTTCGCCCGCCTGGTCGGCCCGGAAGGTGAGGTTGTGCTGGCCGACATCAACGAATCGATGCTCAAGGTCGGCCGTGACCGCCTGCTCGACCGCGGCGTGGCCGGCAACGTCAAGTTCGTCCAGGCCGACGCCGAGAAGCTGCCGTTCCCCGACAATCACTTCGACTGCGTGACCATCGCCTTCGGCCTGCGCAACGTGACGCACAAGGAAGACGCCCTGCGCTCCATGCTGCGCGTGCTCAAGCCCGGCGGCCGGCTACTGGTGCTGGAGTTCTCCAAGCCGTCGAGCGCGCTGCTGTCGAAGGTCTACGACACCTACTCGTTCAGCTTCATGCCGCTGATGGGCAAACTGATCACCAACGATTCCGAGAGCTACCGCTACCTGGCCGAGTCGATCCGCATGCACCCGGACCAGAACACGCTCAAGGCGATGATGATCGAGGCCGGCTTCGAGCGGGTGACGTACCACAACATGACCGGCGGCATCGTCGCCCTGCACCGCGGCATCAAGCCCTGA
- a CDS encoding TetR/AcrR family transcriptional regulator, whose amino-acid sequence MKTRDRILECALLLFNQQGEPNVSTLEIANELGISPGNLYYHFHGKEPLILGLFERFQSELAPLLDPPADARLDAEDYWLFLHLIVERLAHYRFLFQDLSNLAGRLPKLARGIRQWLNLLKRTMATLLARLKAENLLVSETQALGQLVEQITLTLLFSLDYQRILGVQADSRLVVYQVMMLVAPHLTRESREAAEQLARRYLEA is encoded by the coding sequence ATGAAAACCCGCGACCGCATCCTCGAATGCGCCCTGTTGCTGTTCAACCAGCAGGGCGAACCCAACGTCTCCACCCTGGAGATCGCCAACGAGCTGGGCATCAGCCCGGGCAACCTGTACTACCACTTCCACGGCAAGGAGCCTTTGATCCTCGGCCTGTTCGAGCGCTTCCAGAGCGAACTGGCGCCGCTGCTCGACCCGCCGGCGGACGCACGCCTGGATGCGGAGGACTACTGGCTGTTTCTGCACCTGATCGTCGAGCGCCTGGCCCATTACCGCTTCCTGTTCCAGGACCTGTCCAACCTGGCCGGACGCCTGCCGAAACTGGCCCGCGGCATCCGTCAGTGGCTCAACCTGCTCAAGCGCACCATGGCCACCCTGCTGGCGCGCCTGAAAGCGGAAAACCTGCTGGTCAGCGAGACCCAGGCCCTGGGCCAATTGGTCGAGCAGATCACCCTGACCCTGCTGTTCTCCCTCGACTATCAGCGCATTCTCGGGGTTCAGGCAGACAGCCGCCTGGTGGTGTATCAGGTGATGATGCTGGTGGCGCCGCACCTGACCCGCGAATCGCGCGAGGCCGCCGAACAATTGGCCCGGCGTTACCTGGAGGCCTGA
- a CDS encoding 16S rRNA (uracil(1498)-N(3))-methyltransferase, with the protein MNLLLLEDGDFVAADRVRLSGRRLKHLHEVHRAEAGDSLRVGRVNGLMGRGQLLSLSADTAELQVELDQAPPAKLPLTLLLALPRPKMLRRVLQTVSAMGVPRLILLNSYRVEKSFWQTPFLAPEAIREQLILGLEQARDSVLPEVTIEKRFKPFVEDHLAQLAAGSLGLVGHPGDYPACPRAVEGPVTLAIGPEGGWIPYEVEKLQQAGLQPVQLGERILRVETAVSALLARLF; encoded by the coding sequence GTGAACCTGCTGCTGCTGGAAGACGGCGACTTCGTCGCCGCCGATCGGGTGCGCCTTAGCGGCCGACGCCTCAAGCACCTGCATGAAGTGCATCGCGCCGAGGCCGGCGACAGCCTGCGGGTCGGCCGAGTGAACGGCCTGATGGGCCGCGGGCAACTGCTCAGCCTCAGCGCCGACACAGCCGAACTGCAGGTCGAACTGGATCAGGCGCCGCCGGCCAAGCTGCCGCTGACCCTGCTGCTGGCCCTGCCAAGGCCGAAAATGCTGCGCCGCGTGCTGCAGACGGTCAGCGCCATGGGCGTGCCGCGGCTGATCCTGCTGAACAGCTACCGGGTCGAGAAAAGCTTCTGGCAGACCCCCTTCCTCGCGCCCGAAGCGATCCGCGAACAACTGATCCTCGGTCTGGAACAGGCCCGCGACAGCGTGCTGCCCGAGGTGACCATCGAGAAGCGCTTCAAGCCCTTCGTCGAGGACCACCTGGCCCAACTGGCCGCCGGCAGCCTCGGCCTGGTCGGCCACCCCGGCGACTACCCGGCGTGCCCGCGGGCGGTCGAGGGCCCCGTCACCCTGGCCATCGGCCCGGAGGGCGGCTGGATTCCCTACGAGGTGGAGAAGCTGCAGCAGGCCGGTCTGCAGCCGGTCCAGCTCGGCGAGCGCATCCTGCGGGTGGAAACGGCCGTCAGCGCCCTGCTCGCCCGCCTGTTCTAA
- the phaC gene encoding class II poly(R)-hydroxyalkanoic acid synthase, with the protein MRDKPRIGALPTPATFMTAQNAVVGLRGRDLLSTLRTLALQGIRQPVHSARHALALGGQLGRVLLGDTPHRVNPQDARFADPTWQLNPLYRRGLQAYLSWQKQLNRWIDESSLSADDRARARFVTALLGDALAPSNSPLNPLVLKELLNSGGSSLVKGLGQLIDDLLHNHGLPSQVSKHAFEVGRNLAATPGTVVFRNELLELIQYQPMSEKQYLRPLLIVPPQINKYYIFDLSNEKSFVQYALKNDLQTFIVSWRNPDARHREWGLSTYVQALEEAVDACRSITGSKSVNLLGACAGGLTIAALQGHLQAKRQLRKVASATYLVSLLDSQVDSPAMLFADEQTLEAAKRRSYQQGVLDGRDMARVFAWMRPNDLIWNYWVNNYLLGKQPPAFDILYWNNDCTRLPAALHGDLIDFFKYNPLTHPGGLEVCGTPIDLKKVGVDSFSVAGINDHITPWDSVYRSTLLLGGEQRFILSNSGHIQSILNPPGNPKATFMESAKLTGDPRAWYHDARKHDGSWWPQWLGWIQARSGEQRETQPDLGSPQYPTLEAAPGTYVHAR; encoded by the coding sequence ATGCGAGACAAGCCACGTATCGGCGCCCTACCCACCCCTGCAACCTTTATGACCGCGCAGAACGCGGTGGTCGGCCTGCGCGGTCGCGACCTGCTGTCCACCCTGCGCACCCTGGCCCTGCAGGGCATCCGGCAGCCGGTGCACAGCGCACGCCATGCACTGGCGCTGGGCGGCCAGTTGGGCCGCGTGCTGCTGGGCGACACGCCTCACCGGGTCAATCCGCAGGATGCCCGCTTCGCCGACCCCACCTGGCAACTGAATCCTCTGTACCGACGCGGGCTGCAGGCCTACTTGTCCTGGCAGAAGCAGCTGAACCGCTGGATCGACGAGAGCAGCCTGTCCGCCGATGATCGCGCACGCGCGCGCTTCGTCACGGCGCTGCTCGGTGACGCCCTGGCACCGTCCAACTCCCCGCTCAACCCGCTGGTGCTCAAGGAACTGCTCAACAGCGGCGGCAGCAGCCTGGTCAAGGGCCTGGGCCAGCTGATCGACGACCTGCTGCACAACCACGGCCTGCCCAGCCAGGTCAGCAAGCATGCCTTCGAGGTCGGTCGCAACTTGGCCGCCACGCCTGGCACGGTGGTGTTTCGCAACGAACTGCTGGAACTGATCCAGTACCAGCCGATGAGCGAGAAGCAGTACCTGCGGCCCTTGCTGATCGTGCCGCCGCAGATCAACAAGTACTACATCTTCGACCTGTCCAACGAGAAGAGCTTCGTCCAGTACGCCCTGAAGAACGACCTGCAGACCTTTATCGTCAGCTGGCGCAACCCCGATGCCCGCCATCGCGAGTGGGGCCTGTCGACCTATGTACAGGCCCTGGAGGAAGCCGTGGACGCCTGCCGGTCCATCACCGGCAGCAAGTCGGTCAACCTGCTGGGCGCCTGCGCCGGCGGCCTGACCATCGCCGCCCTGCAGGGCCATTTGCAGGCCAAACGCCAGCTGCGCAAGGTCGCCAGCGCCACCTACCTGGTCAGCCTGCTGGACAGCCAGGTCGACAGCCCGGCCATGCTGTTCGCCGACGAGCAGACCCTCGAGGCCGCCAAGCGCCGCTCCTATCAGCAAGGCGTGCTGGATGGCCGCGACATGGCCCGGGTGTTCGCCTGGATGCGCCCCAACGACCTGATCTGGAATTACTGGGTCAACAACTACCTGCTCGGCAAGCAGCCGCCGGCCTTCGACATCCTCTACTGGAACAACGACTGCACGCGCCTTCCGGCCGCGCTGCACGGCGACCTCATCGACTTCTTCAAGTACAACCCGCTGACCCACCCGGGCGGCCTGGAAGTGTGCGGCACCCCGATCGACCTGAAGAAGGTCGGTGTCGACAGTTTCAGCGTCGCCGGGATCAACGATCACATCACACCCTGGGACTCGGTATACCGCTCGACCCTGCTGCTGGGCGGCGAGCAGCGCTTCATCCTGTCCAACAGCGGGCATATCCAGAGCATTCTCAACCCTCCGGGCAACCCCAAGGCCACCTTCATGGAGAGCGCCAAGCTGACCGGAGACCCACGCGCCTGGTACCACGACGCCCGCAAGCACGACGGCAGCTGGTGGCCGCAGTGGCTGGGGTGGATCCAGGCACGCTCCGGCGAGCAGCGCGAGACCCAGCCGGATCTGGGCAGCCCGCAGTACCCGACCCTGGAAGCGGCGCCCGGCACCTATGTGCATGCGCGCTAA
- a CDS encoding polyhydroxyalkanoic acid system family protein produces MTRIAVERPHSLGREAAREKAEQLAERLARDFDVQYRWSGDILEFKRSGADGRIEVGEDRVRVELKLGLLLSAMGGSIKRQIEEVLDKNLKA; encoded by the coding sequence ATGACCAGAATTGCCGTGGAACGCCCCCATAGCCTTGGCCGTGAGGCGGCCCGGGAGAAGGCCGAGCAGCTGGCCGAGCGCCTGGCCCGTGATTTCGACGTGCAGTACCGCTGGAGCGGCGACATCCTGGAATTCAAGCGCAGCGGTGCCGACGGCCGTATCGAGGTAGGCGAAGACCGCGTGCGCGTGGAACTCAAGCTCGGCCTGCTGTTGTCGGCCATGGGCGGCAGCATCAAGCGGCAGATCGAAGAGGTGCTGGACAAGAATCTCAAGGCTTGA
- a CDS encoding phasin family protein gives MSKVAIKKKAEVEAEAKAGVLSDVKVYARKVWLAGLGAYAKAGHEGAEYFKELVKTGEGVEEQGKKLVGEQVEAANSQLVGVKTRVTSVKGKVDLQIDKIEKAFDNRVAGALKRIGIPTKQDIEALSAKLDELSTLLEHVARSK, from the coding sequence ATGTCGAAAGTTGCAATCAAGAAGAAAGCCGAAGTCGAAGCCGAAGCCAAAGCCGGCGTACTGAGCGATGTCAAAGTATACGCCCGCAAGGTCTGGCTGGCCGGCCTGGGTGCCTACGCCAAGGCCGGGCACGAGGGCGCCGAGTACTTCAAGGAACTGGTCAAGACCGGTGAAGGCGTCGAGGAGCAGGGCAAGAAGCTGGTCGGCGAACAGGTCGAGGCGGCCAACAGCCAGCTCGTCGGCGTCAAGACTCGCGTGACCAGCGTCAAGGGCAAGGTCGACCTGCAGATCGACAAGATCGAGAAGGCCTTCGACAACCGCGTGGCCGGCGCCCTCAAGCGTATCGGCATCCCGACCAAGCAAGATATCGAAGCGCTCTCTGCTAAGCTGGATGAATTGAGCACATTGCTTGAGCATGTCGCGCGTAGCAAATAA
- the tatC gene encoding twin-arginine translocase subunit TatC → MSRLTESDQEMPLVSHLTELRSRLLRSVVAVLALFAGLFYFSQDIYALVAAPLRAYLPEGATMIATGVASPFLTPFKLTMMVALFLSMPIILHQIWGFIAPGLYKHEKRIAVPLLISSIFLFYGGMAFAYFVVFPIMFGFFASVTPEGVAMMTDIGQYLDFVLTLFFAFGVAFEIPVATFLLIWVGIIDVATLRKSRPYVVVGCFAVGMVLTPPDIFSQTLLALPMWLLFEAGVFFGSLVKGRAEHEAEAAAAASAEADTEAKSEDQPPAPQP, encoded by the coding sequence ATGAGCCGACTAACGGAAAGCGACCAGGAAATGCCTCTGGTATCGCACCTCACCGAGCTGCGCTCGCGCCTGCTGCGCAGCGTCGTCGCCGTGCTGGCGCTGTTCGCCGGGCTGTTCTATTTCTCCCAGGACATCTACGCGCTGGTCGCCGCACCGTTGCGCGCCTACCTGCCGGAAGGCGCGACGATGATCGCCACCGGCGTCGCCTCGCCCTTCCTGACGCCGTTCAAGCTGACCATGATGGTCGCGCTGTTCCTGTCGATGCCGATCATCCTGCACCAGATCTGGGGCTTTATCGCCCCGGGGCTGTACAAGCACGAGAAGCGCATCGCCGTGCCGCTGCTGATCTCCAGCATCTTTCTGTTCTATGGCGGCATGGCCTTCGCCTACTTCGTGGTGTTTCCGATCATGTTCGGCTTCTTCGCCAGCGTGACGCCGGAAGGCGTGGCGATGATGACCGACATCGGCCAGTACCTGGACTTCGTCCTGACCCTGTTCTTCGCCTTCGGCGTGGCCTTCGAGATCCCGGTGGCGACCTTCCTGCTGATCTGGGTGGGCATCATCGATGTCGCCACCCTGCGCAAGAGCCGTCCCTATGTGGTCGTCGGCTGCTTCGCCGTGGGCATGGTGCTGACCCCGCCGGACATTTTCTCCCAGACCCTGCTGGCCCTGCCGATGTGGCTGCTGTTCGAGGCCGGGGTGTTCTTCGGCAGCCTGGTCAAGGGCCGCGCCGAACACGAGGCGGAAGCCGCAGCCGCAGCCTCAGCCGAGGCTGACACCGAGGCAAAATCCGAAGACCAGCCGCCCGCCCCGCAACCGTGA
- the tatA gene encoding twin-arginine translocase TatA/TatE family subunit, which produces MGFGGISIWQLLIILLIVVMLFGTKRLKGMGSDIGDAIKGFRKSMGNAEEDKPAVDEHKGQTIDAQARKVEEPAKKD; this is translated from the coding sequence ATGGGTTTCGGTGGCATTAGCATTTGGCAACTCCTGATCATCCTGCTGATCGTGGTCATGCTGTTCGGCACCAAGCGCCTCAAGGGCATGGGCTCCGACATCGGCGACGCGATCAAGGGTTTCCGCAAGTCGATGGGCAACGCCGAAGAAGACAAGCCGGCGGTGGACGAGCACAAAGGGCAGACCATCGACGCCCAGGCGCGCAAGGTCGAAGAGCCGGCGAAGAAAGACTAA
- the hisI gene encoding phosphoribosyl-AMP cyclohydrolase yields the protein MNDWLDEINWSSDGLVPAIAQDHQTGRVLMMAWMNREALALTAAEQRAIYWSRSRGKLWRKGEESGHVQKLHELRLDCDADVIILKVEQLGGIACHTGRESCFYRVFDNGAWKTVDAVLKDPHAIYSAGHSHD from the coding sequence ATGAACGATTGGCTAGACGAGATCAACTGGAGCAGCGACGGCCTGGTGCCGGCGATTGCCCAGGACCACCAGACCGGCCGCGTGCTGATGATGGCCTGGATGAACCGCGAGGCCCTGGCCCTGACCGCGGCCGAACAGCGGGCCATCTACTGGTCACGTTCGCGGGGCAAGCTGTGGCGCAAGGGCGAGGAGTCCGGCCACGTGCAGAAGCTGCATGAGCTGCGCCTCGACTGCGATGCCGACGTGATCATCCTCAAGGTCGAACAGCTGGGCGGCATCGCCTGCCACACCGGCCGGGAAAGCTGCTTCTACCGGGTGTTCGACAACGGCGCCTGGAAAACCGTCGATGCGGTGCTCAAAGACCCGCACGCCATCTACAGCGCAGGACACTCCCATGACTGA
- a CDS encoding phasin family protein, whose amino-acid sequence MAAKKKTEKQTSSWIGEVEKYSRQIWLAGLGAYSKVSNDGTKLFDSLVKDGEKAEKQAKSGVDKQVDAVKSTVESKVGTARSKVDEVKDKALGKWGELEEAFDKRLHNAISRLGVPSRGEVKALNDKVESLTKKIEELTGVSAKSVKPSSKATAKPAAKAAAKPAAKPASKAAAKPAAKPAAKAAAKPATKAAAKPAAKVAADPVAEAAAKVAAKPVATKKPAVKKTPLAKVVAPASSEPAAPVAAPAATETPAPSTPASQS is encoded by the coding sequence ATGGCTGCTAAGAAGAAAACCGAGAAACAGACCAGCTCCTGGATCGGCGAGGTCGAGAAGTACTCGCGCCAGATCTGGTTGGCCGGCTTGGGTGCCTATTCCAAAGTCAGCAACGACGGCACCAAGCTCTTCGATTCACTGGTCAAGGATGGCGAGAAAGCCGAGAAGCAGGCCAAGAGCGGCGTCGACAAGCAGGTCGATGCGGTGAAGTCCACGGTCGAGTCGAAAGTGGGTACCGCCCGCTCCAAGGTCGACGAAGTCAAGGACAAGGCCCTCGGCAAGTGGGGCGAGTTGGAGGAAGCCTTCGACAAGCGTTTGCACAACGCCATCTCGCGTCTGGGCGTGCCCAGCCGCGGCGAGGTCAAGGCGCTCAACGACAAGGTCGAGAGCCTGACCAAGAAGATCGAGGAGCTGACCGGCGTCTCCGCCAAATCGGTGAAGCCATCCAGTAAAGCCACTGCCAAGCCGGCCGCCAAGGCAGCGGCCAAGCCTGCAGCGAAACCGGCCAGCAAAGCCGCCGCTAAACCGGCCGCCAAGCCGGCGGCGAAAGCTGCGGCCAAGCCGGCAACCAAGGCCGCTGCGAAACCGGCAGCCAAGGTAGCGGCTGACCCGGTCGCAGAAGCGGCAGCCAAGGTCGCCGCCAAGCCGGTAGCGACGAAAAAGCCGGCGGTGAAGAAGACCCCTCTGGCCAAGGTCGTGGCCCCGGCTTCGTCGGAGCCAGCGGCACCGGTAGCCGCCCCGGCAGCGACCGAGACGCCGGCGCCGAGCACGCCAGCCAGCCAGTCCTGA
- the ubiB gene encoding ubiquinone biosynthesis regulatory protein kinase UbiB — MKLLAVRRLLRIQRVIIRYQLDDLLFDLPLPLWLRALRYALPWHWLPRRIATQSRGARVRLALEELGPIFIKFGQLLSTRRDLLPPDVADELAKLQDQVPPFDPAHSVALIEAQLGAKVGELFARFDAKPLASASVAQVHAAQLKSGEEVVVKVIRPGLKPVIRQDLAWLFVLAKLAEKASPDARRLRPVEVVSDYEKTIYDELDLLREAANASQLKRNFEGSPLLYVPQVYWDLCRPKVLVMERIYGVPVTDLASLADQRTDMKLLAERGVEIFFTQVFRDSFFHADMHPGNIFVSTRQPWNPQYIAIDCGIIGSLTPEDQDYLARNLLAFFKRDYRRVAQLHIDSGWVPATTRVNDFEAAIRTVCEPIFERPLKDISFGQLLLRLFQTARRFNMEVQPQLVLLQKTLLNIEGLGRQLYPDLDLWSTAQPFLERWMRERISPRHLLRNLQQQVEQVPHLSQMARDTLERLNQQQPVVRVESADNRQWPIRLLGALLIAGAAAQGLTLSLPAWPSWAMLAGGLYLVLRR; from the coding sequence ATGAAGCTGCTCGCCGTTCGCCGTCTGCTGCGCATCCAGCGCGTGATCATCCGCTACCAGCTGGATGACCTGCTGTTCGACCTGCCGCTGCCGCTGTGGCTGCGCGCCCTGCGCTACGCGCTGCCGTGGCACTGGCTGCCGCGCAGGATCGCGACCCAGTCGCGAGGCGCGCGGGTGCGCCTGGCACTGGAAGAGCTGGGCCCGATCTTCATCAAGTTCGGCCAATTGCTCTCCACCCGCCGCGACCTGCTGCCACCGGATGTGGCCGATGAGCTGGCCAAGCTGCAGGACCAGGTGCCGCCCTTCGACCCGGCCCATTCCGTGGCTCTGATCGAGGCCCAGCTGGGCGCCAAGGTCGGCGAGCTGTTCGCCCGCTTCGACGCCAAGCCGCTGGCCTCCGCCTCGGTCGCCCAGGTCCACGCCGCGCAGCTCAAGAGCGGCGAAGAAGTGGTGGTCAAGGTGATCCGCCCCGGCCTCAAGCCGGTGATCCGCCAGGACCTGGCCTGGCTGTTCGTGCTCGCCAAGCTGGCCGAGAAGGCCTCCCCCGACGCCCGTCGCCTGCGTCCGGTGGAGGTGGTCAGCGATTACGAGAAGACCATCTACGACGAGCTCGACCTGCTGCGCGAGGCGGCCAACGCCAGCCAGCTCAAGCGCAATTTCGAGGGCTCGCCGTTGCTCTACGTGCCCCAGGTCTACTGGGACCTGTGCCGGCCCAAGGTGCTGGTGATGGAGCGCATCTACGGCGTGCCGGTGACCGACCTGGCCAGCCTGGCCGACCAGCGCACCGACATGAAGCTGCTGGCCGAGCGCGGCGTGGAGATTTTCTTCACCCAGGTGTTCCGCGACAGCTTCTTCCACGCCGACATGCACCCCGGCAACATCTTCGTCAGCACCCGCCAACCGTGGAACCCGCAGTACATCGCCATCGACTGCGGCATCATCGGCAGCCTCACCCCAGAAGACCAGGACTACCTGGCGCGCAACCTGCTGGCCTTCTTCAAGCGCGACTACCGCCGCGTCGCCCAGCTGCACATCGACTCCGGCTGGGTGCCGGCCACCACCCGGGTCAACGACTTCGAGGCGGCCATCCGCACCGTCTGCGAGCCGATCTTCGAGCGGCCGCTCAAGGACATCTCCTTTGGCCAGCTGCTGCTGCGCCTGTTCCAGACCGCGCGGCGCTTCAACATGGAGGTGCAGCCGCAACTGGTGCTGCTGCAGAAGACCCTGCTCAACATCGAGGGCCTGGGGCGCCAGCTTTACCCGGACCTCGACCTGTGGAGCACCGCCCAGCCCTTCCTCGAGCGCTGGATGCGCGAGCGCATCAGCCCGCGCCACCTGCTGCGCAACCTGCAGCAGCAGGTCGAGCAGGTCCCTCACCTGTCGCAGATGGCCCGCGATACGCTGGAGCGGCTCAATCAACAGCAGCCGGTGGTCCGGGTCGAGTCGGCGGACAACCGGCAATGGCCGATCCGCCTGCTCGGTGCGCTGCTGATTGCCGGCGCCGCGGCCCAGGGTCTGACCCTCAGCCTGCCCGCCTGGCCCAGCTGGGCCATGCTGGCCGGCGGTCTATACCTGGTGCTGCGCCGATAG